Part of the Ornithodoros turicata isolate Travis chromosome 6, ASM3712646v1, whole genome shotgun sequence genome, CCTGTGACAGGATGTCATGTCTCATTTTCCTGGATATTTTTTTAATGATCGGGGTACGCTAAAGATGTGATCACTCTTGAAAACTTGCTTGATGTGCTATTCACCTGATAGGGGCAGACCTTACACGATGCTCATATTTGATGCTGTTTTGCTTTTAGGAGGCCTCCGCAGATGAACCTAAAGCAAAACGTGGCAGGGGCCGCCCTAAGGGGAGCAGTAAAAAGGGTAAGAAGACAGCAGCCAAGACAAGTACCAGCGTAGCTGCCAAAAAGAAGGGCCGTGGCCGCGCAGCCAAGAAGGCTGCTGATGCAGATGCCGACAAAGACACTGGCTCAGACAACAATGCTGAAGAACAGTCTGACTAAGGGCGGCACTTTCTTGGTGAGAGTTCTTTATTAGCCATGACACCGCTGTGGCATTTTTCTTCATAGCAATCCTTCGGAGAGCAGCCATGCCGTAGGTTCTGCACTCAAATTGTGCTAGGGGACTTAAACGTTTGTGTTAAAGGAAGTTGCATCCTATCTTGTAGGACACTGGTAAATTCATGTTGTAGCTTGAATATATGTCTGCAATGAAACACAGTTGTATGCATATATGCAGCATTACAATATTTGCACATTGGTCACTGTAGGTGGTAACCGCAAGGTGGCCTAAACCACCATTTTTgtaaccaatctcaggtgacCACTTGTGACCATTGTGCCATTTTCACCGGGTCACACATAGGCAGCATCGTTTTAAGGTGGCTGTTTTTCTATTGCACTTTGGCACTGGTGGGAATTTCCCAAACCATTAGATTATCTCTTTCAGAGTGGGCAACAGCTAAAGGGGTGTATTTGCAAACCTCTTCAATTCAAAACTATTTAATACAGCTGCTGAGGTCGATAACACTCGGCAAACGATGCACAGCAGTGATACTGTTCATATATTGTTCAATAGCTGATCATGGGTTCCCACCTTTTATGTTCACTGCATGGTACGAGACCGGGCAGTGCATTCTGTGATTGTGGCCATCCCTCCACAATGGGAAAAGCCTGGTACAACATCAAGGCATGATGGTTGAAGCTCCCATGAAGCTCCCATTgccgcaatggtccagggaaagtGGCAGGCTCCCAAACCATGTGAtttccaggagccactcacagcgctTCCGATTGCGCAGCGCGGGAAAAAGCGTGGGTGACGTGCGCGTGCGCAGACAGACCTCCTTTCCGTACCTCCTCCCCCTTCTCTCCGCCAGCTTTGCCTGTTTTCATTCGGCGACTGCTAAGTAACGTGTTGCCCCAAAGTAGAGGAACGAAAAGTGATGGCAgtttggaagtcgctggggaggtgtgttagcttagctcaattggtagagccctggtccggtaatccagaagatgtgggttcgagtcctacagctggctaagtttttcaatgacttccatcCTTCAAACTGAACTtccccaagttactttgacaaagttacctaaaaaaaggaacgagttcctcaagaagttactggagctcaaaagcaacaaGTTGAAAGTTACCGGAAAAAAGTCTCTTAGTTAAAGTCACTAGTTACCCCCAGCACTGGTCCGTACATCCAACATGTACAGGTGAAGCTATCGAAAACAGCTGAGCCAGGTGTGCCATCACCGATGGCTGCAGGAGCActcaagaaataaaaataaaaatactttATTGATTTTATTGATCATGTATAACTCTTGGCAAAAATTATTATTTACAAATTCAATTGTGAAAATTATTTAGGAATAGGCAATCGATGCTGATTTgctatttgaacaccaaagcacATGTGTCACAAccgttcgtagatcacagtgaatgaataGCTGGGACGTGAGGGACAACCACATAGTATAATTACAGAAAACAACTCGTTAAAATGTACCTGCTTAAGCAGTAGTTTGGTTTAACATTAGTTGAGGCAAGTCCCGGAGCAAGTTGCCATTAAGCCTAATGTATTTTGTTCGCTTAAACCGCAGTCGTTTTCCCCGTACCTATCAGTTAATCCGTAGCTGTTCTGCTTCTGTACCCTGCGAACACTACCTGGCCGGCCTTTCGGTGACCTCGCTCAGCACTCTCAAGGTAACAAATAATGGCACGGATTAAGAAGGGAAATTCCACGGGGCCAAACGGGGTGACTCATGACCACGGAGTGCGGGATACAGCACATGGTCTGCCTGGCCTCCCGCAGCCCAGCCAATGAGATCACTGCCCCCTCCCTGACACaagaaaaggggaaagaaaacggaaagctACCGACCAGAGCTGTTGAATGTGCTTCACCTCCACTGTTTTCTGCTATCCTCCTAAGAACCGCAAGATATGCCATGCCACGGCAACCGGTAAAGCGGAGTTTTCACTGAGAAGGACTAGGTGGAGTCGATTCAAGCCATCAAATGAGGAGCAACGATAGCAGCGCTAGCTTGTGGGCACAATTCTCGCCGTGAGGTCGGTCTACTGACAAAGCTGAGTTCTGTAACTCTGTAAATTAAAGCGTCGTTATGCGTCTTTTCTTTCAAAAAACACTGATGTGTGTTCTTTCATATAACGGAGGTAGGTGCTTATCTCGTATTTTCAGATATGCCGTAGTACCGCTTAAAACATAGTTTTTCGGCGTTCCCCTGTACGGTTAACATGATTTTACTACAGTCAAAGTCCTTTACAACGAACTCCACGGAGCCGCGGGAAATATTCGTTGTAAAGGTGCCTTCGTTAAAAAGGAATGTGCATCTATATTATAGTGTAGGCTCTCCGCACCGCTCACGATGCTATTATATGTGTGTGTAAACGGACGTGGACAGAAGTGGTGTGAACGAACACGGGGTCGTAGCCAAAATGAAGCTTTAGGTGTACTACTTCCATTCACAACTTCCTTCACAAGACGTCAATATATCAACAGAATTTCTGAACACGAGCTTTACGTTCTACCTGCAGCATGGCATATCACGAACCACGAGGACGGACATGTCGTAAAGGTTTGTTTACGTTGCGCTTCGGGGAACCGATGAGCAGTGTCGCCATCATCGCGGGCGATGAGGTTCTGGTTTCGGAATGCCAAGCACCGTAGAGCGATCTCTACGACTGAAAGCTGCAAATTCTAGCAGCCTAACTACACCCAGTTATGAACTCTGACAGCTTACAACATGTGTAGGCGTAAGGAAACGGCAATTTATTTATCTATCGTATCTTATCTATCTTACTCCCTTTCATGCTTGGCCCGGTCTTTTAGGAATGTTGACAGTGTGTATGTGCTGATTCCGAACTCCCTGACTACGTCGCATTTCTTCCGGTGTCAACCGCGTTCAAAACGGCCATTTTCTCCTCCAGGGAGAACTGTTTTCGTGTGTCGTGGACGCTTTCTTTGTAGCCATCGTGGACGACTGGCGATCTCTGGCAGACTAGCCTTATGAAAACCGGTCAGCTTCTCCCCCTTTTTAACATGCCCGAAAGGGTGATTAACCTTCATCTCCAGCACGTGTTATGCCCCATTCAGCCCGGTCAGCCCCAGCAGTCAAAATTCCAAAACCCTCTGTGGACTCTTCTTTTTGCTATTCATATGCGGTCATCTCCAATAGTGACTCAGAAGGGCATATGACCTCCGCCCGTGTCTTCCGCTAATCCGTTCACAAAACCGTGCGTATGCCGAAAACGGGGACCATGGCGTGATTCATGTGCAGGCAGCCGAACGACGCTGTGCGTCCCATCGCCACGTGTGCTTCCGGAACTTCGTTGTATGCGTTCGCACGGGCTTCGCCCATCGGACCGAAAAATAACTTCGTTATTTCGGTAGTTTTGTTGTAAAGGAATTCGTTCTAAAGGTCGGAAATATACATTGAGACTCTCACCCATTATGACTCTCACCCAATCAGTGTGAAGTAAAACGTAAAACTGTCAGCTGTTCTCTGAGAGCAATGATCATCCACATATTTCACACAGCCAATTAGAGGTTTTCTTAGTGGCTGCGCAATGGCGACATTGTTTTCGAGGCGTGCGTTTTGCTGAGCTGCCGAAGGCAGGAACATagaaagggacagacacaatacaagcctcaagttgcctggggacatgaacaattgaaatatgtcaggcatcgaaaaagccagacagcgacAACAGCTGAACCACGCATCTCTCGTTTACCGGTTGGGCGCCTTGACCAATTCAACGACGCTGGCATCCACTTTCTGATGACTTGCCTCAGAGCCAAAGCCTCCCCATCGGGATGGCTCAGCAGTCCTAAACAGTGTCCTAGTGAACAAATCGGGAGGGTGCAAGTGAAACTATTCGAGTGGCGCCATTTCCTTGAGGCTGAGGAaggacaaaaacacaaaaggGAACATGGAAAGAACCACTTTGCCAGTATTTTAGTATTCAGTATTTTAGTGCAGTCTTCTGTAAAAATACAAACTGTATCACTATGAACATTCAAAACGAATAAGATCATAGGTTTTGGAAGTCTACTTCCAAAAGTCTGCTCGAGTCGAGGTACTAGTACAGCTTCGTGACCTGTATGCAAATGGACAAATAGGTACACATTCCTCAGTGATTTATGCCAACGGCCTGCTGGCTCAGCTGCATTGGACTTTTCACGTCATGATGCCCATATCTTTTTCGTAGTATGCAACTCTTCAGCGCATCTTGGTGTGTTGCCTATGGGAAGTGATACATGGTATGCCCAATGTTATTGTGGCAGTACTTCATAATAACAGTAATTACAAGTAGACTGCCTTGACTGCTTCCTTCTTTTGCACTTATATTTTATTACATTCACCAGGAGAGAGAACTTGTTCAAGTAATGTATTGTAGGGCAGTCATTTTAAATAGCTCTGGATGTGTCCTCAATACATTTCGGAGTCAACTTCAATATGCAAATGGTGCAAGAAGCTCTACTCCCTCAAGAGCTTGGATTGTTTGTCATACAACTTTTTGAGTGTTTGTTGCATAGAACAATGGATCTTTTTCACATCCACGTTATACCCTAGTGGCTCTCCAGTGAACCACCCTTGGTGCGTGCCAAAAACAAATCTGTGGGTAGCATAAAAGGCCAAAACTGGACTTGTGGCGCCGACGAGTTCGCAGTGTCCCCAGTGGTCCCTACTCTTGTCGTCCCCATTCAATGACATCTATTGAACCTATAGATAACCTTCCTCCACACACCCAAGGTCATCAGCGCCGCAGCAAACACACATACGCAGTTGTGAAAAAAGTCCATTGTTACAGCTGCTATTTCATTTCAACTTTTTCTGGTTTTACTTCTCTGTGGCTTACCCTGAATCGCTGCTGTAGCATATTTATTTCCTTCTTTTGCAGGCAAGACGAGTCATAGATCAGTCATCATCAATGTCATTAGTTTTTACCCGTCTACAGTGTTTTTCCCCATCGGCTTCATCTGTGAGAGTGTGCTGTTTCTTGAAGCAGTCTGTTGGCTGTGCATCACATCCCATTAAAGGCATGTTCTGTCCCCTATACTGTGTTCTTCCTTGTGAGCCCTCCACTCATCAGACGCAGTTCGAGGCCTTGACAGTCTGATGGATTGACATTTCGATTTAGTCCTTGGCAGTAAGAGGGTATTTAGACCTCTTTTTTAGCGTATTTGTTAATGTAGTGTCAGATGAACAACTGaacgttgcttccagcaccaTCTGTCAGAGCTTTGATGCACGTGAGACGTAGTTCGAGTGAGACGAGAGAGTTCGCAGCAGAGTTCGGAGCCGCAAATTCAAAGGTCAGTGTCTGCCTTTCTATCTTACTGCACACCTCGATCGGTAGAGAGGAGCATAGATATGCCTAAAAAGAACAAGAACCAAGATGAATTAGACAGAATAATTCAGTGCCTTCGCTGGATGTATGTAGAAGAAACCTGCTTTACCAGCTTTGAAGAAGCACAGCGCTCATAAgatccttttgtgtgcaaaatATGTGAAGTTTGAAGACTTCGAAAAAGTCTAACGGAGCAAAAGGAGAACGCCGAAAAAGCAAAAGATGAGGTGAAATCGTTGACCGAGGAAATCCAAGCTATGTCTGAACAAAACAAGAACCACCAAGATGCTATAGAGTCCCTTACACTAATGGTTAGCTCACTAGAGAAGGAAAATTCGCTTCTACGTGAGACACTGCAAGAAATCCAAAACACCCGTCCCGACATGGAAAAGAGCGCCACTGAACCTCGATCAGACGACGGAGTCGCAAACGAGGCGACGCATGATGGCGGACATAAAAAAACCTACTCCGTAGCAGCACAATCAGGTCAGGAAGCCGCAAGTGAGAAGAACCGGCCAACAAGCGGAGACAACGAGCCCCGTAATCCCCACGCGAAAAGGGGTCAAGAGGAAAAAGGAGCGGACGACACATCCGCGCGACAGACACACGAAGGCAGAGGGTGTGGCTGTTTGGCGACTCAAACGTGAACAGGGTGAAAATGCCGCTACTGAGAAATTTCTACAGAGACGCACGGCTAACTGTCACCGGCATACCAGGCGCAAAAACCGCGGATATAATTGACAAGGCTATAGAAACGCCCCGAACGCAAGATGAAGAATGATTGGTCATAATTATGGCAGGTCTGAACGACATCCTGAACGGAGACCAACCCAACCAAGTTGTAACAGACTTCATAGCACAACAAAGCGAAGAGCCACACACCACTTTTGCAGTCTGTTCGATCCCCTTTGTTAAAGATAGGGGACCTGAGCTGTGCGACAAAATCCGAGAAACCAACATGCAACTAATATCAGCTTGTCAAAAACTGACAAGGGTGATATTCATCAATAACTACCACGCTCTACGAGGAGTGAGAGACTCCGGACTGGTCGACATCCATTTCACACCTGAAGTGGGCGACAGGGTAGCAGATCAACTGTCTGTAAGGATAAGGGATTTTTTATGTATCAATGCCAACCACCGCGAAGACCCGTACTACAACAACCAGCGATCAATGCCAGACCTGTGGCCCTGCCGGACACAGCCCCTGAACCACCACAGGTTCGTGAAGCGGACCCACCCCGCGGGATTCTGGAGGCCGTACAGGGATTGGCCCCCCCCCAGAGACCACGCTTTTACTAACAACCGTCCCACCGTCATCACACGCACTACCTGCAGAAGAACACAACTTCAGCAAGCGAAAAGGTAGACTACGCAGGACCCAACGAAGAAATACCCAGCCAGAAAAAAAAGGTACTACCAGCACTGAAAAGATCACCGTCGCTAGCCTCAACATACAAGGATCAAACAAAATCAAATGGGAAGAACTACAAATAAATGGACTCAGGGAAAACATACACGTGTACGGCCTAACCGAAACCCATCTTCGAGATCAAGACCGCCCATTGCTAAACGACGACTGGAACTGGATCGGCACAAACCGAAATATGAATGCCAAGCGAGGCGGTGGCGTGGGCTCCCTTTACCGACAGCACGCCATCAAACATAAAAAGACGAAGAGTTGTGAGGAACACGTGTGGAGTTCCTTCGAAACAGAAAGAGGAACGACAATAACAATGTGCGTAGTCTATATGGCCACCGGAACCGACAATGAAGCCCGACGCTGGAATAGCTCCATATACGACTGTATGCAGCGGGACCTAAATGAGATGGACAGCACACAAGACCACCTCCTCATAATGAGGGATTTCAACTGCCATTGCATAGAGTTAGACGGCCGCGAAGCTGCCCATGACTTACGTACATACGCGGAAAACAATATGTCGATACTAAACCTGGAGCCTTTCTGTGTGGGTACAGTCGCATGGTCAAGAGGATCCCAAACATCCGCCATCGACTATATGCTAGCAAATGAAAAGTGCTATAGTGAACAGACAAAGTTGGCACTTGAAATCGACGAAGAAGGAGAACTCCGCTGTGACAGCGACCATAACTTGATAAAACTATCGATTGCAATAGAGCACCGAACTGCGTCAATTCAAATTAAACTAAagccaaaaaagaaaattcaACGCTGGAAGACCCAAAACGAAGAAAAACTACAAGAATTTGCAGACGCTCTCGAAAAGAGCCTGTGTACTGCCCCGTGCGGTGACTACGACACACTGATTGAACAACTTGAAGACGCGGCTGCGAAGACGATCGGGAAGACCTCGTCGAAACATACCACCATAAAGAAAAAGCCTAACCAACTGTGGTTCGACAACGAAGTGAAGACGGAAATCACCCACCGTAAGAAGCTAAACAAAAAATTCCGGAGAGCAGTGAAACTAAACACGGACTCCGCAGTAGAAGAGCGACGATATGtggaacagaaaaataaagtaaaacaGATCGTGGCGAAGAAGGTCCATCAATTCCACAAACAAGTTGCAGCCCAAATCAAAGGAAAGAAGGGAAGCGGAGTAGCCTTGTGGATATACCTCGAGAGTTTATCAGGACGCGAACAGACAGAACCCGGATGCATATCCCACGACAAAGAGGGAAATAGGTTGTCAAGCACCACCGATATCGTAACCGCTATGACGGCTTTCTTCGGCGACCAACAGAAACAACTCCAACAAAGACTCCCACATGCCAGTCAAGCAGCTCACGAAGACAATAATCGTGTCGCGCACTCCACCATCCCAACACCACAAATCACCATACCTGAGGTAGAGCGCCACATAAAGCGCCTCGCACTAGGAAAGGCAACGGGACCAGACAATCTCCCAAAATAATCTCTCCTATCTCCCAAACTAATCTCCTAAAGGTCCTAAAACCCAATGCACTCGAAACACTGACTATGTGCTTCAACCATATCCTACAGACCAAAAGCATACCGAAGCAATGGAGAGTGGCAAATATCCAGCTAATTCACAAAGGGAAAGGCAAGCCAAAAGAGGAATTCAGCTCATATCGGCCAATTGCGCTGCAGAGTAACGTGTACAAACTGTTCGCGTCGATTCTGACGGAAAGACTACAATACCAATGCGACCCAAAGCTATCCGACGTACAAAACGGGTTTTGGAGGAATAGGCGAACAAGCGACAACATATTCATACTCACTCAAATCATAGAAATAGCGCAAATGGAAAACAAAGATCTGTTCCTTGCCTTCCTCGACCTGGAGAAAGCATATGACGCTATTCCCCATAGCATGCTCACTGCAAAGATGAGATCAATGGGATTACCATCATAGACATTATCCAGGAACTATACAGGGACTGCACGAACAAATATCACATCGGGAACTTTACATCAAAAACGATTCAACAAGAAGTCGGCCGGAGGCAGGGTTGCCCTCTATCACCCACTCTCTTCAACATCTTCATCGACGACCTCCTGGCGGCACTGCACTCGTCAGGAAAAGGAATCCATATGCACACACAACAAACAAACGGAACGACTGAAGATACGTGCATTACAGCTCTTGCCTTTGCGGACGATATTTTGCTACTAACTACCAATGCAAACGACATGCAAAACCTCCTGGACATTTGCACGCACCATGCCACAAATGAGGGCATGCGGTTCAGCCGGGAAAAGACAAATATCATGTACTTTGGACCGCCCGATGACAAACCCACGCTGCGCCTGCAAGAATTTGATATTCAGTATACAGACACGTACAAGTACCTCGGTATTACGATCGAAAATTGCAAGGAATACCTCCAGAAACATGAACAGAACCTCATCCCAAAAACAAACATGAAAAAAGGCCAGGTGTGGAATATAGCACGCCATTCCTACCAGCCATACGACGTGGGAAGACTGATATGGAAAGCTTACGCCGTACCTGCTGCCACATACGCGAACGACGTCATTTGCCTCAGCAAGCAAGCAACGGACCAGCTCGAACGGCAACAACGCGAGATCGGAAGATGGATTCTCGGGGGATCATTCGCCACACCAAATCCCGCCATTCAAGGAGAAATGGCCTGGTCTACCTACTCTTTCCGAGAAACCCGGGCAAAGACAAACTACCTTGGACGTCTCATTCACAGACCAAACGACACCCTAATAACACGAGTCTTCCGACACCTCCGTTACAGGGGCACCCGAACGCACTGGATAAAAAAAATCAGCCAAATTGACCGCACATATAGCAAGGACACCACCAGACACAAAGCGAGGAACGAACGCGAGTGGAACAAGACAACCAAGAAGGAACTAACCCGGACTGAAGAGGAACGGTGGCACTCGGAAACAGCGAAGAAAAGAAGCATGACAATCTACTTTGAAAACAAGACAACGCCGGCACCCGAAACTTTCTACAACGGAGACAGAGCAAGTGGCCTCTTGTTTCAAGCCCGTACAGGCTCCCTCCCAACACAAAAGCGACTCTGCGAACTCTTTGGAAACGCAAACCCAGCATGTACCCTATGTAACACCGGAGAAGAAGAGGACATACAACACATCCTGCAGACTTGCCCGGCCCTACGCGAAGACGGAGTGCCCAAGACACCAATCCCTATCAGCACCACCCCATCATGTTGGGCTTCGAGGCATCACCCAGCTCCCAACCCCAGATCAACGACACGAAGAAAGTCCTCCTCAAGTGGGAAAAGGCCTCCAAAATAAAATCAAGGGCGCTCCACGAGACAGCCGGCAGACCCCgtctcgaaaccgaaaccagccAAACACAGCGGACGGCCATCCGAAGCCAGAGCCATCAAGTGGCGCCTCCGCAAGACGAACCCACCAGCATTGACTCAAATTCCTCGCTCCTCTTATGAGAGCTTGGAGACTCGCCTGTGACTCTTTTTATGGATGTCTGCCCTGTTGTAAAAGGGATTAGGCGAACCTCAACCACATCAACAGAACCCCTAGTGGTCAAAATTATCTGCAATCGTACCCTGTGGCACGTTCAGCATGTTGCCAcacaaatagacctctccctgtttacaaacaaatgacgtcagatggtacaacagcgcagGGCTGGGCACGATACTTCGAAAAGAGTATCTGATACTGATACTCGATgccctcaaaaattgtatttccaATACCGATACAGAACAGTAAATTGATTTTCAATACAGATGCTCGatactgtatcgtcgatacATCACTGAAATCTCAATATAATgaagctggtaatatgattagggaTGTAAACAAAATTTCTCAGTTATTTCTGGAACCTTTAGTGTATTTCTATAGCGCACTCTTCCTGAAAGGGCTTAAACGTATCCGACCACAtggatttaatgaagctgcactaTCCGAGCAGCTAGCCTTGTTAGAAGTTTAGATTggactgaagccatgggtacgttgaaacgatcgcTTCCACAAGCAGCCTAGCAAAAGAACAGAGAATGCTCTTCACCTGAAacttttctgctgcttttcgtttggtactgcagtacttaTCCGGTAGCTTCTGACTTTGCTCTCTGCTAACAGGTGCAAGCCCCGTGGCCGTtgtgaatagacctctacccgagaaacgtcatgacgttggtagacggaCCGGAAACgaatctgaaggggagggctgggaatgggatccacgaatggacacttgttcgctgcctcctaagaaaagtaggaccgaaggtcgcgtctctcTCTCGGGGACcatcataatcccctcaagaccgtggctttcggcgGCGActttgttcgcctctagcttcgagcgtagttcaaccaggcgcccacagctccccatagaccccatagtttgagataactcaggcaacactggacatacgaccaatgaaaatgcgtcgtgatgcctggcagccaaccaatcagcaacctctcagtttggctcggctttcgacCGGGCCTggctggctgccattgacttctactggttttcatacctggcgcccgttattccaaaataactaagacatttttgataggcgaaatacatatttattgatgcaacgtataaactcaaatgtttgactcatatattcaccgtgcgtagaggacgtttcgttccttgaatagacagtaaccaaaccaagttcgaacttgcaaagcacacatacagtctacttctgggggcgagcgaagtccacgagtgcgtgcgtttcacagatgagcatcgtTTTCTCATtttggcgatgcaccgtaggtcacacagtcacgggaaatacttttgtcgtacgaacactctcttctttgtcactgtatttgaaaatgcgacagcgctcgaaagtgttcctcaggcgtcagctcaccaagcattccagttccgacccggcaagaatgtccgtaggttgacactttatcggagatcagtacatggccatcactatagctcacgaacaaacccgcgcgtacacttcctctttggtcgttgtggtcaaccgacatcggcgagccgcggagacgcagcgaccttgcttggagctgcccgcctggccgactgcccgcgaaaagtgagctgtcagatatttcgaaactttatcaaccaatcccggagcgcgcatcctcctttggccaatgggcatccgtcatgatgcctgacgatgtaataccacgtgactgtgacgtgattttatttttctactgccgcaaatgcggggagctgtggaggcctggttcaactctaccaa contains:
- the LOC135396554 gene encoding high mobility group protein HMGI-C-like gives rise to the protein MADNDAAVEKKGRGRPKKPEAEKRAKEEASADEPKAKRGRGRPKGSSKKGKKTAAKTSTSVAAKKKGRGRAAKKAADADADKDTGSDNNAEEQSD